The DNA segment GTTTCCGGCGCGTAAAGCCTCAATGCTATTAGCTTCTCAATTGGCTCGCTACGGTCGGAACATCGTTAGGCCTGTTTTCAACATATTCCGCGGTCATTTATCGTTAACTAAACCGGCAAGTTCCAGCCGAACTTTGGCGCCAATGATTTTAAATTCGTTTTGGAGTTGTTCATGAAGTATGGTTTGTTACTCATTGTATTGCTGTTCAGCCCTTGGTTACAGGCCGAGCTGCGTGAAGAAAGTATCGATTATCGCGCCGGAGATAGCGTTTTGAAGGGCTATTTAGTCTGGGACGATGCCAAGGGTGACCACCAACCCGGCGTGCTGGTGGTGCATGAATGGTGGGGATTGAACGACTATGCCCGCAAGAGGGCACGGATGCTGGCGGAGTTGGGCTATACCGCGCTGGCGGTGGATATGTATGGTGACGGCAAAAATAGCGAGCATGCCAAGGATGCCGAGGCGTTCATGAATAGCGTGGTCAAAAATGAAGGCGTTTCGCGGCAGCGTTTTCTGGCCGCTAGGGATTTGTTGGCGGGCAGACCTGATGTGGATGCGGACAACATAGGGGCGATTGGGTATTGTTTCGGCGGTTCGACAGTGTTGAACATGGCGCGGTTGGGCGTCGATTTGAAGGCCGTGGTCAGTTTCCATGGCAATCTTGCGACGCAAACCCCGGCGCAACCGGGTAAAGTGAAGGCCAAAGTGCTTGCGTTGAATGGCGGAGCGGACGGATTCGTCACGCCGGAGAGCATAGAAGCCTTCAATAAGGAAATGACGCAAGCCGGTGTCGATTATCGATTCGTCAACTATCCCGGCGTGCTCCACGGCTTTACCAATCCCGATGCCGATCGCCTGGGCAAGGCCAACGACTTGCCGGTTGCCTATGATGCCGAAGCGGATCGACAATCCTGGGCGGCGATGCGGCAGTTGTTTAAAGATGTTTTCGGGCGATAGCTTGGTAGGGTACGCATTGAGGATCTTGCTGATAGACGGTATCTCGCGTATCCGACCACGTTTCATCGGCGGGCTATCCAGGCGGGTTTGATGAAGGCCAGGATTCTTGCCGATCAGGAGTTTTGATCCGATTCCTATTTCAATAGCGGCTGCAAATATGGCCAGATTTTGTCCACAATCATGGGTTGGCCCAAGGTATTGGGGTGCAGTCCGTCGGCCTGCATTAGTTCCGGTTTCAATGCGACCTGTTCCAAAATGAAGGGCACCAACGGCACTTTTAGTTCGGCCGATAATTGCGGATAAATGTTGAAAAACATCTCGATATAACGCTTACCGTAATTGGGCGGAATTTTCATGCCCAGTAACAACACTTCGGCGCCGGCCTTACGGCAACGGTGCGCTATTTCGGTCAGATTGCCTTTCATGGCCTGTGGCGTCAAGCCGCGTAAGCCGTCGTTGGCCCCCAGTTCCAACAATACGATGGCCGGCTTATGCCGAGCCAGTACCTGATCGATACGCGCCAGACCGCCCGCCGAAGTATCGCCGCTGATGCTTTCATTGCTGATAACATAATCAATTTTTTGCCGGTTGAACTTTTGTTGTAGCAAATTCACCCAACCCTGGCCGACATCGATGCCGTAACCGGCGCTGATGCTATCACCCAACACAACTATCGATTTGGCCGTAGCGGCCATGGGCAGTAATCCCAGAATAACGGCAAGGACAAGGCTATACATAATGCATTCTCTTAGTGAACAAACAAATACTCCCATTATCGTGACACAAAACCTGGGTAAATCGGTACCCACCTCGGAAGGTCCGCTGCATATATTGGCATCGGTGGATTTAAGCATCAACCGCGCCGAAAGTATTGCCATCGTTGGCGAATCCGGTTCCGGCAAAACCACCTTGCTCAGTTTACTGGCCGGGCTGGATACTCCCAGTACTGGTTCGGTCAGCATAGCCGGCCGCGACATCACCCGGATGGACGAAGACGGCCGGGCGTTGTTGCGCAATGCCTTGATAGGCTTCGTGTTCCAGTCCTT comes from the Methylomonas sp. LL1 genome and includes:
- a CDS encoding dienelactone hydrolase family protein; amino-acid sequence: MKYGLLLIVLLFSPWLQAELREESIDYRAGDSVLKGYLVWDDAKGDHQPGVLVVHEWWGLNDYARKRARMLAELGYTALAVDMYGDGKNSEHAKDAEAFMNSVVKNEGVSRQRFLAARDLLAGRPDVDADNIGAIGYCFGGSTVLNMARLGVDLKAVVSFHGNLATQTPAQPGKVKAKVLALNGGADGFVTPESIEAFNKEMTQAGVDYRFVNYPGVLHGFTNPDADRLGKANDLPVAYDAEADRQSWAAMRQLFKDVFGR
- a CDS encoding arylesterase; this translates as MYSLVLAVILGLLPMAATAKSIVVLGDSISAGYGIDVGQGWVNLLQQKFNRQKIDYVISNESISGDTSAGGLARIDQVLARHKPAIVLLELGANDGLRGLTPQAMKGNLTEIAHRCRKAGAEVLLLGMKIPPNYGKRYIEMFFNIYPQLSAELKVPLVPFILEQVALKPELMQADGLHPNTLGQPMIVDKIWPYLQPLLK